The region CGAAGCGGGGGAGACGGGCCGCAGCCGCGGCCACCTGCTAGGGAACGTAGGCGATGGCCGACGGCGGCCAAACCGGGCAAACGCCCGGGCCCTGGCCGTTTCGGCCCCCTGTCGCGCCGTGCCGCTGCGGCCTGCATCAAGGATGCGCAAACGCGTTGAAATTCGTCGAAAGCGCGAGGTAAGCGGCCATGACGCGGCCCCGGGCCGTACCGGTCGGCGGCGCAGGCGCGCTGCACGCGTCCTGTCCACGCTTGCGCGCACCGACGGCGGCGACTAGCGTGTCGGCGGTCCGCGCTTCGCGCCGTTACGAATCCATCTCATGACCTCCCGCCGTCGTTTCCTGCACAGCTCGTTGCTCGCCGCCACTTCCGCTGCCTTGCCGGCATTCGCCGCCACCGGGCAGGCCCCGGGCCGAGGCAGTGCCGGCGCGAAGCTGGTGTCGACCTGGGACTTCGGCGTCGGCGCCAACCAGGCCGCCTGGCCGGTGCTCGCTGCCGGCGGCTCGGCGCTCGATGCGGTCGAGGCCGGCGCCCGCTGGGCCGAAGCGGATCTGTGCAACAACACCGTCGGCCGCTGCGGCAACCCCGATCGCGACGGCGTGCTGACCCTGGACGCCAGCATCATGGACGGCGACGGCCGTTGCGGCGCGGTCGCCGCGCTCGAAGACATCGCCCATCCGGTCAGCGTTGCGCGCCGGGTCATGGAGCGCACGCCGCATGTGCTGCTGGTCGGCGCCGGTGCGCAACAGTTCGCGATCGAGCAGGGCTTTCCGAAGCAAGCCCTGCTGACCGACAAGGCCCGCGCGGCGTGGCAGGAATGGCGCAAGACCTCGAAGTACGAGCCGAAGATCAACGCCGAGCGCCTCGACACCGCCAAGCCCGGCGACAGCAGCAACCACGACACCCTCGGCATCCTCGCCATCGACGCCAGCGGCAAGCTCGCCGGCGCCTGCACCACCAGCGGCATGGCCTGGAAACTGCACGGCCGGGTCGGCGACAGCCCCATCCTCGGCGCCGGCCTGTACGTCGACAACGAAGTCGGCGCGGCGACCGCGTCCGGTGTCGGCGAGGAAATGCTGCGCAACGCCGCGAGCTTCCTGGTGGTCGAACTTATGCGCCAGGGCCGCAGCCCCGACGAGGCCTGCCGCGAAGCGATCGACCGATTGGTGCGCAAGCGCCCGCAGGCGAGCAAGACCTTGCAGGTCTGTTTCCTGGCGATCAACAAGCACGGCGAAGTCGGCGCGCACGCGCTGCATCGCGGTTTCGTCTACGCGGTTTGCGATGCCGGCAAACGCGATGCCTTGCTCGACTCGCGCTCGGTCTATACGACCGAACAGACGTGAGCGGCGCGATGAGCCGGCGCAGCCTGGAAATCTCGGCGAACTCGCTGGGCTCGGCACTCGCCGCGCAGGCCGGCGGCGCCGACCGCGTCGAGCTGTGCGAGAACCTCGCCGAGGGCGGCACCACGCCGTCCTACGGCACGCTCGCGGTCGCCCGCGACCGTCTGCGCATTCCCTTGTACGTGTTGATCCGACCGCGCGGCGGCGACTTTTTCTACGACGAACCCGAGCTTGCGGTGATGCGCGCCGATATCGAGACCTGCGTGCGGCTCGGTTGCGACGGCGTGGTGATCGGTGCGCTCGACGCCGACGGCGACGTCGACAGCGCGTTGTGCCGCGAGCTGATCGCAGCGGCCGGATCGCTCGGCGTGACCTTTCATCGCGCCTTCGACGCGGCGCGCGACCAGGGCAGTGCGCTGGAAGCGGCGGTCGCTTTGGGCTGCGAACGCATCCTGACCTCCGGCGCCGCCGCGAAGGCCTGGGACGGCGCCGACCGCATCGCGACGCTGGTGGCGCAGGCGGCCGGACGCATCCGCTTGATGGCCGGTGCCGGCGTTACCGCGCAGAACATCGTCGCGCTCGCCCAGCGTGCGGGAGTCGACGAACTGCACGCCTCGGCCAAGATGCCGAAGCGCTCAGCGATGCGCTATCGCAACGAGGCGCTGGCCGGGTTGTCGGCGGATTGGGAGCAGAGCGATGAGCAGCGGGTGCGGGAGTTGGTGCAGGCTTTGCGCGCCTAGGGGTGCGCGCTCTTGGGGGACGAATCGCGCTTCTTGGGTAGGGCGGCGCAAGCAGCGACCAAGGGATGGAGACGCGCGGCCGTCGTCATTGATCGAAGCCATGAACTGGCGGGGTAGGAGCGGCGCGAGCCGCGACCGCGCCGCTTCAATTTCGCGACGTTAGCGGCCGGGTCCCCTGTAGGCCGCGAAACACTATCCACGCTTGCGGTCGCGAGGCGTTGAAGCAACATCAAGATCTAAAGCTTCCGTCCGCTAACGCGGCCGGGTTACTTTCTTTTGCTAAGCCCAAAAGTCCGTCTGGATTCCCTTCGGTCAAAGGTAACCAAAGAAAAGGGCTCTCCTTGCAAGGGCACAGGCCACGAGTGCGATGCTGTCGCCGGGATTTTTCGATAGGACATCCTTGTCCTATCGAAAAACGGCGCACGTCCGGTGCGGCGCCCTCCGGGTCTCCAGGTGTTCTCGCAAGTTCGGTACTGCGCCAAGCTCTCCATAGCAACAGCAACAGCAACAGCAGCAGTCGCTAAATTGCTGTTGCTGTTGCTGTTGCTGTTGCTGTGCGTCGTTTCGCACTTGCGAAGGCCATCGAAGACCGGGAGGGCGGCGCGCAGGGATGCGCGCCGTTTTTCATCGGGACAGGGATGTCCCGTATGAAAAATCCCTGCGGAAGCACCGCTCGTGCGGGCCTGTGATTCAAAACAAAGCATTTTTCTTTGGTTACCTTTCTTTTGTTGTTTATGACAAAAGAAAGTAACCCGCCGCTTTAGTGGCGGAAGCTCTTGGCGTTTGATCTTGCTCGATGGTCCCGCCGCGAGACCATCGCGGCGCGGTCGCGGCTTGTGACCGAAGGAAATCCAGTAGGACGCCGCTCCTACCCCAAAGCAGGTTCTTCCTCACGCTCGGCGATTCCCCCTCGTGGGAGCGGCGTAAGCCGCGACCGCGAACGGTGGGGCCCGTCGCAGGCCGGAGGTCGGGTCGCGGCTCGCGCCGCTCCTACCCAGGAGCGAGACACCGCCGACCAAGGCAGGGACCTCAGCCGAAGAGGCCGAGCCGGTTCGCGCATCGCGCGCAGGCGACGATGCCTTCGCCAGGCCGTCGCGCAAAAATCGATTCGGGCAGGCCGAGGCCACGCGGCCTTCACGGCTGTCGCCAGACTCGGCAAAACAATCACTTACCGGCGTATCGGCGACCGACTCGTCGCGACGACTGCGTACGCGGTCCCCTTAGCACACCCTCATTGCTGCGCCGCGTCATGCAACGCGGTCCCTGGTTGTGGTTAATTTAGATCGATCCAATTTGGGGGTTGGGTATGCCGGGGCGGTCTTTCGGGGCCATCCGGGCAGTTTACTTAGATCGAGAGAAAAGCCTTTACAGACCATGGAGCGGTCGCCATTGCAGTCCACTTTTCCTTGGGGAGCACCGCGAAGATGAGCCATTCCACCCTGCGACGCAGCGCACTGACCGGTGCTTTGTTGTCGATCCTGTTCGCGCCCGCCATGGCGCAGGCGCAGTCGAACGAGGCGCCGGCCGATCAGGCCAGTGCCGGCGCCGAAGACAGCAGCCGGGCGAACAAGCCAACCGAGATCGACAAGGTCACCGTGACCGGCTCGCGCATCAAGCGCGCCGAGATCGAAGGGCCGGCGCCGGTCTTCACCATCACCGCCGCGCAGATCGAGAAAGAAGGTTTCAACACCGTCTACGACGCGCTGACTACGCTGACCGAAGCCATGGGCACGGTCGAGTCCGACATCGCCTGGGGCCAGCACACGGTCAACGCCAGCCCGCTCAACCTGCGCAACATGGGGCCGGGCCGCAGCCTGCTGCTGATCAACGGCCGTCGCGTCGTCGACTACCCGCTGCCGTACCAGGGCAAGAGCAACTTCGCCAATTTCAACAACATCCCGACCGCGATCGTCGAGCGCATCGAAGTGCTCGCCAGCGGCGCCTCGGCGATCTACGGCTCCGACGCGGTCGCGGGCGTGATCAACGTGATCCTCAAGAAGGAATTCCAGGGCGACCAGGTCAAGATCCGCGGCGGCACCTCGACCCGCGGCGGCCGCGACTCGATGGACCTGTCCTGGGCCGGCGGCCGCAGCGGCGACAACTGGAACGTGACCTACGCATTGCAGTGGTTCCACCGCGAAGCGCTGCCTGCAAGCGAGCGCCAGTTCATGGATTCGGAATTCGATGCGCCGGCGACCTCGCTCAACCCGCAGGACCGCAAGGTCGGCGTGCTGCCGTCGGTCGGCATCCGCATGTTCAACGCCGGCACCGGCCAGCGCATGATGCCGCCGGCTGGCGCCTGCGATCAGTACGGTTCCGAGTTCTTCCTGCAGAACCGCCGTACCTATAACCGCAACAGCAACACCATCAGCAACACCGGCTGGCAGTGCGGCCAGAACACGGCCTACCAGCACTGGACCCTGCGCAACGGCAGCGACGATCGCTCCGGCTACGTGTACGGCAACTACGACTTCGCCAACGGCATGCAGGGTTGGGTCACCGCCGGCGTGTGGAGCTCGCGCGGCACCAACATGACCTTCATGCCGGCCTGGAGCTCGGGCGGCACCTACCACGACGTCGGCCTCAATGCCGATCTCGACCTGGTCAAGCGCTTCACTCCGCAGGAAATCGGCGGCGCCAAGGGCGGTTACACCCGCTCCGACGAGCTGTCGTGGGATCTGTCGGCTGGCCTGCGCGGCCAGTTCGGCGATCGTTTCGATTGGGACTTCAGCATCGGTCGCGCCGAATACACCGTCGACGAAAAATTCCCGACCGTGTTGCTGGCCGAGGCCGACCGTTACTTCCTCGGCGCCAATCGCGATCGCATCGACCAGAACCGGTTGTGGAACCCGATCTCGCCGCAGGACTACGCCTCGATCACCACGCGCGGCAAGAACCGCGCCGAGTCCTGGCTGACCTCGGCCAACTTCATCGTCAGCGGCGATCTGTTCGAAGGTTGGGCCGGCCCGATCGGCTTCGCCGCCCAGCTCGAAGCGGCTAAGCAGGGCTATAGCCTGGCGCCGGACCCGAACACCATCGGTGACAACCGCAAGTACGACCAGACCGCCAATCTCGATCTCGGTTCGGGCACGC is a window of Lysobacter antibioticus DNA encoding:
- a CDS encoding N(4)-(beta-N-acetylglucosaminyl)-L-asparaginase produces the protein MTSRRRFLHSSLLAATSAALPAFAATGQAPGRGSAGAKLVSTWDFGVGANQAAWPVLAAGGSALDAVEAGARWAEADLCNNTVGRCGNPDRDGVLTLDASIMDGDGRCGAVAALEDIAHPVSVARRVMERTPHVLLVGAGAQQFAIEQGFPKQALLTDKARAAWQEWRKTSKYEPKINAERLDTAKPGDSSNHDTLGILAIDASGKLAGACTTSGMAWKLHGRVGDSPILGAGLYVDNEVGAATASGVGEEMLRNAASFLVVELMRQGRSPDEACREAIDRLVRKRPQASKTLQVCFLAINKHGEVGAHALHRGFVYAVCDAGKRDALLDSRSVYTTEQT
- a CDS encoding copper homeostasis protein CutC; protein product: MSRRSLEISANSLGSALAAQAGGADRVELCENLAEGGTTPSYGTLAVARDRLRIPLYVLIRPRGGDFFYDEPELAVMRADIETCVRLGCDGVVIGALDADGDVDSALCRELIAAAGSLGVTFHRAFDAARDQGSALEAAVALGCERILTSGAAAKAWDGADRIATLVAQAAGRIRLMAGAGVTAQNIVALAQRAGVDELHASAKMPKRSAMRYRNEALAGLSADWEQSDEQRVRELVQALRA
- a CDS encoding TonB-dependent receptor plug domain-containing protein; the encoded protein is MSHSTLRRSALTGALLSILFAPAMAQAQSNEAPADQASAGAEDSSRANKPTEIDKVTVTGSRIKRAEIEGPAPVFTITAAQIEKEGFNTVYDALTTLTEAMGTVESDIAWGQHTVNASPLNLRNMGPGRSLLLINGRRVVDYPLPYQGKSNFANFNNIPTAIVERIEVLASGASAIYGSDAVAGVINVILKKEFQGDQVKIRGGTSTRGGRDSMDLSWAGGRSGDNWNVTYALQWFHREALPASERQFMDSEFDAPATSLNPQDRKVGVLPSVGIRMFNAGTGQRMMPPAGACDQYGSEFFLQNRRTYNRNSNTISNTGWQCGQNTAYQHWTLRNGSDDRSGYVYGNYDFANGMQGWVTAGVWSSRGTNMTFMPAWSSGGTYHDVGLNADLDLVKRFTPQEIGGAKGGYTRSDELSWDLSAGLRGQFGDRFDWDFSIGRAEYTVDEKFPTVLLAEADRYFLGANRDRIDQNRLWNPISPQDYASITTRGKNRAESWLTSANFIVSGDLFEGWAGPIGFAAQLEAAKQGYSLAPDPNTIGDNRKYDQTANLDLGSGTRNHYAAGVEFKIPLLESLTASLAGRYDKYDAVSGDAASTYNAGLEWRPFSNLLVRGTYATSFRAPDMHFVYATPSTSVADQTDYLNCLRAGQQGNCTWDAGFKVEDANIARQGTPNLNYETGNSWTAGFVWDIADGLSVSTDYWRIELEDEIDDVGANDVLLDEAYCLTGKTPTGEPRVSAPSADRCKLQIGRVTRAADPDGAGPLLGQVTDIRTGPVNRAARNVEGVDASLKYRFTTERWGDFSLGLNYTNLLKLETRTDASEEMQDKRNDEPRSKFRGSVNWQREKWNATVYADRVGSVPSVRFNGCLPFSDGYVPNSDNCVDNDSASPTFGQATKKYYGRVGPAITWNLSAGYQITEKAKVNFYVSNIFDEVNEDKDPYKKDFAFIADRIFSPVGREIAVEYVLDFN